Proteins found in one Methanomassiliicoccus sp. genomic segment:
- a CDS encoding ABC transporter ATP-binding protein, whose protein sequence is MRIAAENISQRYGSLEVLKDVDFVADSGEVIALLGPNGSGKSTLIRTLCNLLPPASGRVTVDGVDISVLDPTERAKMIGYVPQNVQYSPFTTVLDTVLVGRRPYMQWSYTREDLEIAAKALETMHTMDLRDRYINELSGGQRQRVFIARSLTQAPRFFLFDEPTSSLDLRYQLMTMRIMRNVVHKEGCGMIVAMHDLNLALRYADKVMLLKDRGLYAFGRPEDVLTTETIQDIYGVDSYIVKNDRGLFILSYDPSDEMPISIP, encoded by the coding sequence ATGAGGATAGCGGCAGAGAACATTTCCCAGAGGTACGGAAGCCTCGAGGTGCTAAAGGATGTTGATTTTGTAGCGGACTCGGGTGAGGTGATAGCGCTCCTAGGCCCCAACGGGTCTGGAAAGTCCACTTTAATAAGGACGCTTTGCAACCTCCTTCCACCCGCGTCCGGACGAGTGACCGTGGATGGCGTGGACATATCTGTCCTGGACCCCACCGAACGGGCCAAGATGATCGGTTATGTACCCCAGAACGTGCAGTATTCGCCGTTCACCACCGTGCTCGACACCGTCCTGGTGGGCAGGCGTCCATACATGCAGTGGTCATACACCCGGGAGGACCTGGAGATTGCCGCCAAGGCCCTGGAGACGATGCATACCATGGACCTGAGGGACAGGTACATCAATGAGCTTTCTGGGGGTCAGAGACAGAGAGTGTTCATCGCGCGCAGCCTGACCCAGGCGCCGAGGTTCTTCCTTTTCGACGAACCCACGAGCTCGTTGGACCTGCGTTACCAGTTGATGACCATGAGGATCATGCGCAATGTGGTCCACAAGGAAGGCTGCGGTATGATCGTCGCCATGCACGATCTCAACCTCGCCCTCCGTTATGCTGACAAGGTTATGCTCCTGAAGGACAGGGGACTCTATGCGTTCGGGAGGCCGGAGGATGTCCTGACCACTGAAACCATCCAGGACATCTACGGTGTGGATTCTTACATCGTCAAGAACGATCGGGGCCTGTTCATCCTTTCCTACGATCCATCGGACGAGATGCCGATTAGCATACCATAG
- a CDS encoding iron ABC transporter permease, whose amino-acid sequence MGTFNASKRRKVLFIAVLAALLVLVSVIALGVGAVDIPIIDTLKVLVNQVFPGLMDGPAESYYSTIIVQNREPRVLLAILTGASLAMSGVVMQGLLRNPLVSPFTLGLSSAASFGAAIALVIGPLVLGAAYYGSYDFFGETITTKNLLIILLAFIFGMASIGLVLLIGRTQHLAQSVLVLSGIVVNYLFSAGISFMKYISEDNTLREVTLWLMGGMWGASWSSVIILIPLVLVCFILMERTTVDMNTLSGGDDVAKNLGVNVHKLRIYGLALSALVTSACLAFTGVIGFVGLMAPHICRMFIGNDHRYLLPASALMGALILLLSDTVARIIMRPTELPVGIIMYLIGGIFFIWLVTRKSGRYLT is encoded by the coding sequence ATGGGCACATTCAACGCGTCCAAGCGTAGGAAGGTGCTGTTCATCGCTGTTCTGGCAGCCTTGCTGGTGCTGGTCTCGGTGATCGCTCTGGGCGTCGGAGCCGTGGACATCCCCATCATAGACACCTTGAAGGTCCTGGTCAATCAGGTCTTCCCTGGCCTGATGGATGGTCCCGCGGAGAGCTACTATTCTACCATAATAGTTCAGAACCGTGAGCCCCGGGTCCTCCTGGCGATCCTGACCGGAGCGAGCCTGGCCATGTCCGGGGTGGTGATGCAGGGCCTGCTCAGGAACCCCCTGGTGAGCCCGTTCACGCTGGGCCTGTCCTCGGCAGCCTCCTTCGGGGCGGCAATAGCCCTGGTCATCGGGCCCCTGGTACTGGGTGCGGCATACTACGGAAGCTATGACTTCTTCGGAGAGACCATAACCACCAAGAACCTGCTCATCATCCTACTGGCCTTCATCTTCGGGATGGCGAGCATAGGCCTGGTCCTGTTGATCGGGAGAACCCAGCATCTGGCGCAATCGGTGCTGGTGCTCTCGGGGATCGTGGTCAACTACCTGTTCTCGGCCGGCATCTCCTTCATGAAGTACATCTCCGAGGACAACACCCTGCGCGAGGTCACCCTGTGGCTCATGGGGGGCATGTGGGGGGCGTCCTGGAGCTCGGTCATCATCCTCATCCCCTTGGTCCTGGTGTGCTTCATACTGATGGAGCGGACCACCGTGGACATGAACACTCTGTCCGGAGGGGATGATGTCGCCAAGAACCTGGGGGTCAATGTGCACAAACTGCGGATATATGGTCTCGCGCTCTCCGCTCTGGTGACATCAGCCTGCCTGGCCTTCACCGGGGTCATAGGCTTCGTGGGCTTGATGGCCCCTCATATCTGCAGGATGTTCATTGGGAACGACCATCGTTACCTGCTCCCCGCCTCTGCCCTGATGGGCGCGCTTATCCTGTTGCTGTCGGACACGGTGGCAAGGATCATAATGAGGCCGACGGAGCTGCCCGTGGGGATAATCATGTACCTCATCGGAGGGATTTTCTTCATCTGGCTGGTGACGAGGAAGAGTGGGAGGTACCTAACATGA
- a CDS encoding cobyrinate a,c-diamide synthase has protein sequence MNRPRLMVSGERSGVGKSTITVGIIAALNERGLDVQPFKTGPDFLDPMHHNEVTERRSRNLDTWMFPGWVPYSFQSASAGADVSLVEGVMGLFDGFDGRSEEGSSAHLSKVLHCPVILVVDASATSRSAGALVKGFKTFDEETSVMGVIFNRVGGRRHLDMVEDSIQGLGLVSLGGIPKNKDIALESRHLGLVPAKEMDNTARYEGIRSLVEDNLDLDLMLEIASNAPSWDEVRESPLDAMGQFRLGLARDDSFNFYYQDNLDIMRSLGADIVEFSPTAGDLPAADGYYFGGGYPELHLDELAANNSMKEALAEKVQEDVPVYAECGGMMYLCKSVKGQDGLSRDMTGVFDATVEMTPRLQALGYVEATCVNDCVLSPAGGTVRGHVFHYSRVASHSGERFSYRLSKDKGIDGAADGFTKNNALASYLHLHFGSELRFAEEFAASCLGQKW, from the coding sequence GTGAACCGACCCCGTCTAATGGTCTCCGGGGAGAGGAGCGGGGTGGGAAAGTCGACGATAACGGTGGGTATAATCGCCGCCCTCAATGAGAGAGGTCTTGATGTCCAGCCGTTCAAGACGGGGCCGGACTTCCTCGACCCCATGCATCACAACGAGGTGACCGAGCGGAGGTCCAGGAACCTGGACACCTGGATGTTCCCGGGATGGGTACCGTACTCGTTCCAATCGGCCTCAGCCGGGGCCGATGTGAGCCTGGTGGAGGGGGTCATGGGACTGTTCGACGGTTTTGACGGGAGGAGCGAGGAGGGGAGCTCGGCGCATCTGTCGAAGGTCCTCCATTGTCCGGTGATCCTGGTCGTCGATGCTTCCGCCACCTCCCGTAGCGCGGGCGCGCTCGTCAAGGGGTTCAAGACGTTCGATGAGGAGACCTCAGTAATGGGTGTGATATTCAATCGTGTCGGCGGACGGAGACACCTGGATATGGTGGAGGATTCCATACAGGGTCTCGGCCTGGTCAGTCTCGGAGGCATACCTAAGAACAAGGATATCGCCCTGGAGAGCAGGCACTTGGGATTGGTCCCGGCCAAGGAAATGGACAACACCGCTAGGTACGAAGGCATTAGGTCCCTCGTCGAGGATAATCTCGACCTTGACCTGATGCTGGAGATCGCCTCCAACGCCCCGAGCTGGGATGAGGTCCGTGAGAGCCCCCTCGACGCGATGGGGCAGTTCCGCTTGGGACTTGCCAGGGACGATTCCTTCAACTTCTACTACCAGGACAACCTCGACATCATGCGATCTCTGGGAGCGGACATCGTGGAGTTCTCTCCCACGGCGGGGGACCTGCCGGCCGCTGACGGGTATTACTTTGGAGGCGGATATCCCGAGCTCCACCTCGATGAGCTGGCCGCGAATAACTCCATGAAGGAAGCCTTGGCAGAGAAGGTGCAAGAGGACGTTCCAGTCTATGCTGAATGCGGGGGGATGATGTACCTGTGCAAGAGCGTGAAGGGACAGGACGGACTGAGCAGGGACATGACGGGGGTCTTCGACGCCACCGTGGAAATGACCCCCCGCCTCCAGGCATTAGGATATGTGGAGGCTACCTGCGTGAACGACTGCGTCCTGTCCCCGGCGGGAGGGACCGTCAGGGGGCACGTCTTCCACTACTCCCGTGTGGCGTCCCACAGTGGGGAAAGGTTCTCCTATAGGCTCTCAAAGGACAAGGGCATCGACGGAGCAGCGGACGGTTTCACCAAGAACAACGCCCTGGCATCGTACCTGCACCTCCACTTCGGGAGCGAATTGCGGTTCGCGGAGGAGTTCGCGGCCTCATGCCTTGGGCAGAAGTGGTGA
- a CDS encoding ABC transporter substrate-binding protein, translating into MKKGILAAVAVIVVIAASVGGYALLSGSNVGDDPSSQSKVYPSSVTITQNDGEKITVATPVEKVAVVNVNAAEFMQVLNVTDRVVGISESIAEDDDFGYIYEGVEVVGTYSEPSGEKILELGANVVIGQCTSMSIKDTAALEDLGITVVLLDCYGLDQITSDLAQLASLFGFEAQERAVQYAEMFNETVGMVTAANASMGEDVTCYMELSNGKAYTSKAEMSSLIDLAGGYNIVKVLVADPTSSTQLISNEAIIAYDNGLGPDFILVRVGGINDNATAELEYQSMVGRAGWSTLNATQSDNIFIITQSGILSGPRVYIGIVYLTETFHPGVLSVSADELLAEYNQAFGYDITPMMDYRHTAT; encoded by the coding sequence ATGAAAAAAGGCATACTAGCGGCAGTAGCTGTCATCGTTGTCATTGCAGCGTCAGTGGGGGGATACGCCCTGCTGTCTGGCTCCAATGTCGGTGACGACCCGAGTTCCCAGTCCAAAGTGTATCCAAGCTCCGTAACGATCACCCAGAACGATGGAGAGAAGATTACGGTGGCGACCCCAGTGGAGAAGGTCGCCGTCGTCAACGTGAACGCTGCGGAGTTCATGCAGGTGCTGAACGTCACTGATCGCGTGGTCGGGATCAGCGAGTCCATCGCCGAGGATGATGATTTCGGATACATCTACGAGGGTGTGGAAGTAGTCGGAACGTACAGTGAGCCCAGCGGTGAGAAGATCCTGGAGCTGGGGGCTAATGTGGTGATCGGTCAATGCACCAGCATGAGCATCAAGGATACGGCTGCCCTCGAGGACCTGGGGATCACCGTCGTTCTACTGGACTGCTACGGCCTTGACCAGATAACGTCAGACCTGGCGCAGCTGGCGAGCCTCTTCGGATTCGAGGCGCAGGAGAGGGCGGTGCAATACGCAGAGATGTTCAACGAGACCGTGGGCATGGTCACCGCTGCCAATGCCAGCATGGGCGAGGACGTCACTTGCTACATGGAGCTGAGCAATGGAAAGGCCTACACATCGAAGGCAGAGATGTCATCCCTGATCGACCTCGCGGGCGGGTACAACATAGTAAAAGTTCTGGTAGCGGACCCTACATCCTCTACCCAGCTGATCAGCAACGAGGCCATCATCGCCTATGACAACGGACTAGGTCCCGATTTCATCCTGGTCCGGGTAGGAGGCATAAATGATAATGCCACGGCTGAGCTGGAGTATCAGTCCATGGTAGGTCGGGCAGGGTGGAGCACTCTGAATGCCACACAGAGTGACAATATATTTATCATCACTCAGTCGGGAATCCTGTCGGGTCCTCGTGTCTATATAGGGATCGTGTATCTGACAGAAACGTTCCATCCAGGCGTGTTGTCTGTATCCGCGGATGAACTGCTGGCGGAATATAACCAAGCGTTCGGATATGACATCACTCCGATGATGGACTACCGCCATACTGCCACCTGA
- a CDS encoding FAD-dependent oxidoreductase codes for MSVSNALSLLGYDVTIVERAPMLGGKVCVLHHPFPGIGSGMDLLASMIDQIKEGPHIHVKTSLTLESWRFDGSQGLAELSDGTAIRADAMVLATGLEEVPPSLIPEYGHGLKSGVLTTSELEEMLSKGKSPIVVEARSVVFIQCVGSRTERRGVPHCSTYCCTSSVKNALLLKNEDPSREVTVLYIDLRTAGPEQEALYREARCRGVRFIRGQPSLVMEQEGKLLVCGENTLLRELYEIPADLVVLATGLRPCSSNSIMFDDLHIKAGPTGFPEKNATPRNRVFLAGSVKRPMMMEEAIRDARAAALDVHEHLTRREDG; via the coding sequence ATGAGCGTCTCCAATGCCCTGTCGTTGCTCGGATACGACGTCACCATAGTGGAGAGGGCACCGATGCTGGGTGGCAAGGTCTGCGTTCTGCACCATCCCTTCCCCGGTATCGGCTCAGGGATGGACCTCCTCGCCTCTATGATCGACCAGATCAAGGAAGGTCCCCACATTCACGTGAAAACGTCCCTAACGCTCGAAAGCTGGAGATTCGATGGTTCTCAAGGGCTTGCCGAGCTCTCCGACGGCACCGCGATAAGGGCTGACGCCATGGTGCTGGCCACCGGGTTGGAGGAGGTACCTCCCTCGCTGATACCGGAGTACGGGCATGGGCTCAAGAGCGGCGTTCTAACAACCTCAGAGCTGGAGGAGATGCTGTCCAAAGGCAAGAGCCCCATCGTGGTTGAGGCGCGTTCCGTGGTTTTCATTCAGTGCGTGGGTTCCCGAACCGAGAGGAGGGGCGTTCCCCATTGCAGCACATACTGCTGCACCAGCTCCGTCAAGAACGCCCTGCTCTTGAAGAACGAGGACCCTTCGAGGGAAGTTACGGTTCTGTACATCGATTTGCGGACCGCGGGACCGGAGCAAGAGGCTCTCTACAGAGAGGCGCGCTGCAGAGGGGTCAGGTTCATCAGGGGACAGCCGTCTCTGGTGATGGAACAGGAGGGAAAGCTCCTGGTGTGCGGTGAGAACACCTTGCTTCGGGAACTGTATGAGATACCTGCCGATCTGGTCGTTCTGGCGACCGGTCTGAGGCCGTGCTCAAGCAATTCCATCATGTTCGATGATCTGCATATAAAGGCGGGTCCGACCGGCTTTCCGGAAAAGAATGCAACGCCTCGCAACAGGGTTTTCCTGGCGGGATCGGTCAAGCGGCCGATGATGATGGAAGAGGCGATCAGGGACGCGAGGGCGGCAGCGCTGGACGTCCATGAGCACCTGACCCGAAGGGAAGATGGCTGA